The DNA sequence TAAAAAACGTATGAGACAAGTAGGAAACGTTGAGATTCCTCAAGAAGCTTTTATGGCTGTTTTGAAATTGAACGACTAGTTTTTTTTTTAGAAAATAGAATAAAGAGAATAGAACATAGATAAAACCTGATAGCGAAAGTTATCAGGTTTTTTTTGTTTTAAATGGCTAATTATCAGTTCCTATATGCAAATGAATAACTGCTGCAATTTCCAAATACATATCGTACGAAAAAACTCATAAATCATTGCGCGCAATACCCAAAAAGCTCATTATCAGCAATTTTAAGTAATATGTTGGAGGAAAAAAGCTACTTTTAGAATTAGTAACTAAAAAATTAATAACATGGAAACGAGAATCACACTTATTTTAGCGCTATTTACTTTTTATTTTGCGAATGCTCAACAGGATCAGGTTGATTCAGAAATGAATTCAGCGAAAGGCATCACCTTTAAACATGGAGATATGTTTATTGAAGGCTCCATACAAATTACCACTGGCGGAGATCAGGATTATTATGCTCTAAATCCCAAATTCGGATACTTACTGAATGACAAATTTGCCGTTGGAGGGCAAGTAAACTTTTCCAGTAACAAATTCGAATCAACAGGAATCAAAACGAATGTTTTTGGAATAGGTGGTTTTGCCAGATACTACTTCTTAGAACTAGATAAAAAACGGTTTAAAGCTTATGGCGAAGCCGGTTTGGGTTATGGCAGAAACAAAGTAGAGTCTCCAACAGGTTCAAATGACAGCAATAGCCTTACTGCTAATATTAACATTGGTTTGAACTATTTTCTAACTAAAAACATCGCGGTAACTTTCACACTGGCAAATCTTTTATCCTACAACACCGTTTCTCCGGAAAACGGACCTAGTTCGGATACATTTCAATTAAACATCAATTTATTCGAGAACATTTTTGATCAACCAAAATTTGGAGTGCTTTACAGATTCTAAATCATTTAATTGCAAATTCAAAAGAAAGCACTCACTCTTTCGAAAATACAAAGACCAAATAATAAACCTCTAAACCTGATAGCGAAAGTTGTCAGGTTTTTTTGTTTAAATTTGAGCAAACTAGATTTATGAAAAATATTGACGAATTTGAGTTTGAAAAAATTCTATATTCAAAAGAACATTCAATTTCAGATTGTAAAATTGAATTCGAAAAAATTTCAAATTTTGATTTAGGCAAAATTAAACCTAGATTTCTTTTTAACAATGTTGTGTTTTCAGGAAAAAGATTTAGTTTCTACAAATCAATTGAAAAACATTCTAATTACATAACTTTTAAAAATTGTCTATTTTTAACTGATTTATACATCGGTGACTGTGATTTTCAAAATCTTCATTTTGTATCTAACACATTTGAATGTCAATATATTATTATAAGAAACTGCAAAATTTTAGATCTTAGATATAGTGATGAAAACAATTTCAAAAACGGAAATTTAAATATTGATTTAAGCGAAATACAGAATTTAGATTTTGAAAATATTATTTTTTCTGAATTTTCAAAATTCAAACTAACTAATTCAAATTTCCCTGGAGATGTTTCTATCATAAGAAATAACATAGATCAGCTACTGGTCTCTCACTGTATTTTCAAAAATCGTTTCGATTATTTTAGCAATAAATTTAATCATACACGTAATTCTGCTCTCTTCAATAATTGCGAATTTAATTTTTCAAATTTTTTTGAATCAAATTTTAATAATGATACACTTTTTAGTAATTGTAAATTTTTAAATATAACAAAAATTGAAAACACTGGTGACGAAACAAAAACAACATTAAAATTTGATGATTGCGAATTTTTAAAGCAAGTAAGTTTTAATAAATCTAGAATTCATAAAATAGTATTTAATAATTTGAAGTTCCATGACATTATTTCTTTACAAGAAACATATTTTGACATTGTAGATATTGATAGAACTATTTTTGAAAAACAAGCATATTTTGATGACATCGAAATTAAGCAAATACATAATTGTAACACAAGAAGTATTAGAACAATTAAACTACAATTGCAAAAAGCTGAAAATAAAATTGATTACAATAAGTTCAGGATATATGAATTTAACGCTTATAAAAAAGACATCAAAAAGAAATTAAAAGAATTTAAAAAAGATAAAGATCATTTAAATCATAGAGTAAGACAACCTATTCAATTGAAAAGAGATTTATTTATTTTAAATATCAGTGATGTAGTTTCTGAATATGGTACAGATTGGAAAAGAGCATTAAAATTCACTTTATTAACTGGTTCAATAATTTATCTTCTTTTCTTCATTTGTGAAAATTCTAATTGTAAAATAACCTTACTAAATTGGGATAGTTATACTCGATTTACTTCAGGATTATTTAGATTTTTCTTAGTTACCGACTTTTTTAATCCTCTAGAAAATGACAGAACTTATTTAACAAACCCTTTAAGTTGGCTAATTTTTATCTTTGGAAAAATCGTCATCGCCTTTGGAATTTATGAAATGATCCAATCCTTCAGAAAATTCAAAGCTTAGATCAAATAGCTAAAAAACCTTAGTAACTTAGCAGCTCAGAACCTTAGAACCTTCAAAAAAATGCTCGACGAAACTCCAAAACGATTTGACCGTATTGTTGCCATACTGATTCAATTGCAATCTAAAAAAAATGTAAAAGCACAGGAATTAGCGGATCGTTTTGATTGTAGTCTTCGAACTATTTACCGCGACATTAGAACTCTGGAAGCGTCGGGAGTACCGATCTACAGTGAGGCCGGAGTTGGTTATGCGTTAATGGACGGTTACAGACTACCTCCCGTTATGTTTACACGTGAAGAAGTCAGCAGTTTTATCGCTGCCGAAAAACTAATGCAGAAATTTACCGATCCTTCTCTTGGTAGTCATTATGCCTCGGCGATGTATAAGTTAAAATCGGTTTTGAGAAGTACGGACAAAGACTGGCTTTCGAACATCGAATCAAAAATTTTGATGCAAACCGCACAGCCTTTATTTAATGACAATTCTCCTAATACGCTAGCGCCACTGTTTGAGAGTATAGCCGAAAAAAAACAAATTCTATTATCATACAAAACAGTAGAATCTGAAGAAGCAAGCGATAGAAATATAGAACCCGTAGGTATTTTTCATGAAAATAATAATTGGTACTTTCTGGGGTATTGCCATTTACGAAAGGATTATCGCCAGTTTAGAACAGATCGAATTCAGGGAATTAAAAAAACAGAGCTCAAATTCACGATAGAACATGGTCCATTAGAAACTTATTTAACAAAAAAAGAGCACTCCAATACCACAACAAAAGTCCGCATTCTGGTTTCAAAAAAAGTTGTCGGCCACCTTCGACATGAACAAAAATACCATGGTTACGTTTCTGAAAAAGAAGTCGACGGACAAATCGAAATGACGTTTATGTCCCGTGATATCAAAAATGGTTTTGCG is a window from the Flavobacterium cupriresistens genome containing:
- a CDS encoding outer membrane beta-barrel protein yields the protein METRITLILALFTFYFANAQQDQVDSEMNSAKGITFKHGDMFIEGSIQITTGGDQDYYALNPKFGYLLNDKFAVGGQVNFSSNKFESTGIKTNVFGIGGFARYYFLELDKKRFKAYGEAGLGYGRNKVESPTGSNDSNSLTANINIGLNYFLTKNIAVTFTLANLLSYNTVSPENGPSSDTFQLNINLFENIFDQPKFGVLYRF
- a CDS encoding helix-turn-helix transcriptional regulator gives rise to the protein MLDETPKRFDRIVAILIQLQSKKNVKAQELADRFDCSLRTIYRDIRTLEASGVPIYSEAGVGYALMDGYRLPPVMFTREEVSSFIAAEKLMQKFTDPSLGSHYASAMYKLKSVLRSTDKDWLSNIESKILMQTAQPLFNDNSPNTLAPLFESIAEKKQILLSYKTVESEEASDRNIEPVGIFHENNNWYFLGYCHLRKDYRQFRTDRIQGIKKTELKFTIEHGPLETYLTKKEHSNTTTKVRILVSKKVVGHLRHEQKYHGYVSEKEVDGQIEMTFMSRDIKNGFARWFLMFGDYAKILEPELLKTTLLELLEINKKRLL